The segment GATTTTTGTATTTTGACTTTTTGAACAATATTCAGTGCTATATGACAAAATTTGTGTGAATTTAAATTTTCTAAAGACGTATAAGGGCGCACAGAAAAATTTTTTTAATACTTTAGAGTATATTAAATTTTATTTAGTTTATTATTCGATGTTAGCCCGATTCGGGTTTTACACTATTAGACCCGAATCGGGCTAATACCTGTTAAAAGCTGAAATGAAGTAACAGAAATATGGTATTTGGGGAAAATGTCAGCATTGGCAAAATCTCCAAATAGTAGTATCCAAAATAAAAAATCCGGGGTGTATTAAATCCTATTTACCGAAAATGCCATCAATAGCAATTTCGGTAAATAGAAAATAAAAATCAAAAATTAATCGTAATAATAACTGGTTATAAAAATTATTAGTCGGTAAATAGCAGGCGAAAACTGCTTTTAACAATGCAGTCAAGGCGACTGGCTAGCATCATGTTGAATCGAATGCAAAGCCTTTGCAACCTTTTTCCTTGCATGACATTGGTTGCCATAAATCCGCCAGCTCCTTGCCGCCAGTGTTATGTTTTTAATTAAGGAGGTAAATTATGGATCGTAATAAAATGTTAGTTTTTAAAATAGCTATCCTAATATCCATAGTTTTTAACTCATCTGTTCTCCAGGCCAATGATTCAAAAAATGAGGAGCAAATCACTACACAAAAACAAGCAGCAATACATGCTGCGAAACTCGCCAATGAGAAGTGTCAAAAAAACTTTGGTATTTCTCCTTTTAAACCTGAATTATATAAAGCTGAATTAGTAAATTCGAAATGGCACTGGGGAAAAATTGAACCAATTGGTATTCATGGTTATTCTGCAAAAGTTGAGTTCTGTAAAGATGGTTCAGGTGAAAATGTACAAGTCGCTTTTAGTACCGATAAAATAATTAATAATGAACCCGAGTTACATAAGGTACCAATGGAAATAGAGGTAATACGTTCCAAAGAGTTAGAAAAAGTATTTCCAAAGATAGATAGTCATAAAGATAAATGAGGCGACAGCTAACCCTTAAATCAACATGACAGCAGGGGGCTTCTTTCGATTTTCGCAAAGCATCATGGCGCGGCATGTTATTTGAAGCACGCAAAACAATCGAAAAAAGGAGTGAACCAAATGGCGAAGTACAATACGATTGACGAATACATTAACGCACAAGCACATCCGCAAGCGGAATTATTACAAGAGATGAGGAAAGCAATTTTAGATGCGGTACCAGATGCGGAAGAAACCATTAACTATGGCTTACCGGCATTCAGTCTTGTTAAGAATGGTAAAAGTAATGAGCAAATCATGATTGGGGCATTTAAAAATCACGTTGCAATTTACCCGCATCCGACAACAATCGTGAAATTTGAGAAAGAGCTTTCCAAATTCAAACAGGGTAAAGGATCAATACAATTTCCTTTAGATAAACCGATTCCAAACAAGCTGATTGAGAAAATGGTGAAGTACAGGAAAAAGCTAATTCAAAGCGAATTAAAGCAATGAACAATACAAAGACAGGGCAGAACAAACAGCTACACCAGAACCCGGAGGGGTTTTTGCCTGATACGAAAGATCAAGGTAAGGCTGGTTACAAATCGTTGTGTTTCTAAAAGGAGGGAATGAATCTCATGGAAAACTTCATGCCGGAAGAAATCCAGAAGAAGGTCAAATCTATTGAAAAAGAACTAAATGAAAATAGTTTTTCTGACAACAAATTAGCATTATGGTTTTCTCTGATAGGAGTTTTTATA is part of the Desulfatiglans sp. genome and harbors:
- a CDS encoding DUF1801 domain-containing protein, whose amino-acid sequence is MAKYNTIDEYINAQAHPQAELLQEMRKAILDAVPDAEETINYGLPAFSLVKNGKSNEQIMIGAFKNHVAIYPHPTTIVKFEKELSKFKQGKGSIQFPLDKPIPNKLIEKMVKYRKKLIQSELKQ